The DNA region TCCGGTGTGACTCCTAgtattcaaaaatttaattgaatttcgATTAATTTAGTTGAGTCGGATTTTTtcattaagggataaaactctcacagtatgaattttttgcactcacaagactcgaactcgagatcttACTTAAGCAGAATAAGAGTCGAACCGCTTGAAGCAAATCACGTTCGTTACTCATCTCTATTTTATGTGAACGAGATCACAAAATATTATCATTCAAGTATtgagactatatatatatatatatatatatatatatattggatgaATGAGagtaatttctatttttagcGTCAGTTTCCTACCACAAGAATCGTAACTAGTCTTTTATCAGACACACAAGTTTCCAAAGAATTTGGAAAAATGGAAATGTAAGTTAATTAATTCTCTCTTTCATCAGTAATTCATAATTGAAagtacatacatacatatatatatatatattcatgaagGCCTGATGAAACATAGTACAGCCATCTTTTGGCccaattaagaaataaaaaaacagGTGGAACGAAAGAGAAAGAATTCGGACAACAATTTATGGTATGTACACTGGCGAGTCACGCAAAgttatttaatgaaataagaCTTGAATCGAAAGATCTTACACAGGGAGAATATGTTGCAGCAAAATAGCTTCACGGCCCAATTAGTTCAAGCCGAATGCTTTGTACGAGAGCACGGGAGATGGGCTTTGGACCTGTGGAAAGGTATTTGGTGAGCGCCTAATAAGGCCCATATTGTTGATTTatgcccaaaaaaataaatagaaaggGTTGGGCAGCTCCAACTTTGGGGTCTAACTCTAAAGTCTACCCATACACGCGCATGCAGTACATGCGGCGATACTCAAAAAATCGACCCGAGGGGGTGAAGTACGACTAACAACTGCACATGTGAAGCAATGCGATTGTGTCTCACACTCCAAAGACGCCGTTTTCTTATCGTGTTTAGAGAATTTAATCAGATCGTGTAAACCAAAGATTGTATTAGAAAACTGCTTATAAGCATGGTGAGATCCATACTGACCTACTGAATTGATCATCAATGTCTATTAGATGATTCGATATTTACCTAAACGAGTATGGTTAGGTATTCTTCTTATTCGATATCTATATACGAATTAAACAATTGCTAAGAAACACTCCGGAAGTCGTCTCATCCTCTCTTGAAAATTCACATAGAAacaaactaatatatataatattgcaAATTGGACCATCTGGCCAGAGAAGAGCCTAAGGGCCCATTCAGCCGTCCATTATTGTTTTTCAGATCAAACGACTGAGGAcagcttttttcttttttctttttccctcttttttttttttaagttctCTAACGACTTCTTCAACTCCCATCACTTCTATGTGTTAACAAATTCAGCAATAATGattatttgaaatatatacAGTTGATTTTGGAGCATGTGTGAGCTTTTTTGCTGTAGGTTTGTGtgctcatttttttctctgtgTTTTTACGGCAACGATCCAAACAGATAGTGAATTATTCGAGTATCACATTGATAATTATTAACAAGGATTCAAGCACTAATTATGTGttcaataaaaatgaaattatatacATAAAGAATATGTAAAAGGCATAAAAttaggttatatatatatatatagatacacgTATACACACACAAACGATACAACTTATGATTAACATAGTATATGATATGTCATGTGCCTTGGGGGCATGCTTGGTCGGCGTGAGAGTTGATAAGCTTGTTTAATGAGTCCTTACActgtcttttcttttatttttttaaaaccaCCCTCACCACTACATAATTAGCATTATTTGCTGAaacattcttcttttttattatctcTCCTcgctaattatttttataataatcgAAAAGGCCATTCCAAGTCTTTAATATAATGCTTAGTCGTGCATGAACTGGCTTCCCCTAAGAAAATGTTGAACTTCTTAAAGAACAGCTATAATGTTGCGAAAGtttactaataataatttatctaTAAAGTGCTTCGTACCCAGAAATTAAAGGTTATATGGCACACCGTCCATTGCTCCTAACCTGTTTTGAATTATTGACAatgtttaaaaatatatatatatacggtAAGTGATATATCGAGGAAAGACACGGGACAAGTAAATCTCTTTTTGGAAGTTCTTAATACTCCACATGAGAAAACGGATGTCAATATATAGCTTGATCAAGTTATGATTTGCAGAGACCTTTGATCCTTATTAATGCAGTCCTATTAATTAATGCAGACCTTTGATCAGTCCACACTAGCAGCCCATGCCGATGAAGGCTGGTGATCGTTGTTTATACGTCGATAGACATCTAGACCAGAGTACAGCGCGCGCGAGTTATATGAGGACTGGCTCCTGTGCATTTCGGGCCATGAAAGAACACGTCTGATCAGCGATTAGGACTTAAGAGGGAATAAAATTGCATATTGGCAAGAAGAAAAGATTCAAAGTCAGAGCTGTCACCATATGGGCTATATCATCAACTTGAGTAAAATAGTTCCGCAATTAATAGTATTTTATTTGTTGGAAAACAAATCATGGCAGCTAATTGGTCGACATGATTACTTCTAATCAATAACAGCAACACAATATCCTTCCCTTTTTCAATGCCTTTTCTTCATTAGATCTCTCCTTTAACATGTCATTTGAAGTTAATTGCTCACATGCAAAATGGCTCAATCTCAGCAGAAATTGTTTCTCAACATTACAAAATATGAAGTGATTACTATTATTTGCATGTAGTACTTCTAATCCAAATATTTTATGATGCGATCAAGAGTGTGTTGACAGATACTCATTTTCAGTCACATCTCAGCCAGGCTCGACCATAATGTACTAGAAGGATTTCAAAActctatataaaaaataaatctacTGCTAGCAGCGCAGTTGGCAAACTATGATACGACCTTGTAGTTTGATTTAATCTAGTTCAACTTGTTTCTTTCTAAAATAATCTTTACTTCATATAAATGGGGGGttattttgcatatatttACCAATATTGTCTTTAAAAAACGTGGTATTTAGTCAAAACACAGTCGTTGCAATTGTATCTagttcgaaaaaaaaaatgaacacCGTATCGTGGTTGaggaaactcgaggaaggATTGCCCCACCCTGTGTCTGATCTTCTATTCCGACGAGTCATGACTAAATTACATGACGTATATTACTTGCTCCTTACTTAGCTAAACTTCCATTTTGATTATGAAAACATTACTATTAAGCTGATCACTGCATGACAATGAGGCCCCATCTACTTCTCTAATTATAAACCATCTCCATTATGGTCGGTCAAGCCTGTGATTAAGAACTAACACAATCATTGCGGGCCCACCACTCACACCCATTGGCCGGTTATATCAGCATCCTTCTTCCTTCCGATTGGCCGGTCAGAGCCATATCATCCGTACACGTGTCAAGATGGGCCCGAACATTTGGACCCCTACTAAATTTGCAcgtttattcttttttaaagtAATAAATTAGGCACATAAATCTagtacaaaaaaagaaaataaagttaaataaatGGACACATAAGTCTCACTGACAATGATCGATCCAGACCTCTTGATTCCAGGTGACGTCTTGTGTCACTATATCAAGACCCTGTCCTTAATTTGCTCCTTTATAATTAGCTGTAAACGGGTAGTATGACCACTTTTGGGTCCCTATAAATATTGTGGTTATCACTTGATTAATGCATCGAACAAGAAAAGCAACTAATTAGCAGAGGCAGCTGATTTAGTGCTCTTCCTCGCTTAAGAGCTTTGAGTAGAGATCAATTCCAGAAAGAATGCCGATCTCGAGAATTGCTGTAGGGTCTCCAGCCGAGGTTGGCCGGGCCGATTCTCTCAAAGCGGCTCTTGCCGAGTTCATTTCAGTGCTCATTTTCGTTTTCGCAGGAGAAGGCTCTGGCATGGCTTTCAGTAAGGATCTTTCACAAGCTTTTGATTCCGAGTTCCAAGTACTTTAGTTTTGTACCATAATTAAAATACTCGATTAATTTAAAGAACCAAACACGTCCTTGATGACTTGTAGACAAGCTCACCAACAATGGTTCCGCGACACCGGCGGGGCTTGTATCTGCATCGCTGGCCCATGCCTTTGGACTGTTCGTGGGCGTGTCGGTAGGAGCTAACATTTCCGGGGGACATGTGAATCCTGCCGTGACGTTCGGTGCCTTTGTTGGTGGGCACATAACATTGATGAGAAGCATCTTGTACTGGATTGCGCAGTGCCTCGGCTCCGTTGTCGCTTGCTTGCTTCTCAAGTTTGCAACCGGCGGACTGGTAAGACAATAACTGGTGAAGCTTATCAATCACCATGATCCTCACTgacttttaattatatatttgttatagCTTCCGCTAAATTCGATTAACTTAATACAGGAAACATCTGCATTCTCCCTGTCTTCTGGCGTGAGCGCGTGGAACGCATTGGTCTTCGAGATTGTAATGACTTTCGGACTGGTCTATACAGTGTACGCTACTGCAGTGGATCCGAAGAAAGGTAACATAGGGATCATCGCACCAATCGCGATTGGTTTCATCGTGGGAGCCAACATCTTGGCCGGTGGTGCATTCGATGGTGCATCCATGAACCCAGCAGTCTCCTTCGGTCCGGCAGTTGTGAGCTGGTCGTGGGACAGCCACTGGGTCTATTGGCTCGGCCCGTTCCTTGGTGCCGGCATTGCTGCCACAGTCTACGAGATCTTCTTCATCAACCCAAGCACACACGAGCCGCTTCCCTCCTCCGAGTTCTAAGCGCCGAGCTGCTCCCAAGTTGAAGCAATTGGTGGAATAATGCACAAAGTTGTCTCTTTTTGGTTTCAATCAGTTGGTCTTTTTCTCTGAATGTTTGTCAAGTGTCATTTATCTATGTAAaatggtttttatttttaatgcaaagattggtcctgtcCTGTTCAATTTCTGATAAAATTAAGGACACATGAGCAACCTTGGAAATATTCCAACACAACTTACCCTGGGGAAAATCGTAGTAATTGATCATTATCAACAAATGCAATGCTATGGAAGATCATTTTAAGTACTACAACTTTCACAGAGAGATTTTACTAATAAATTTCCATGACTCGTTTAAAATCTCGATCATCATTGAGACCGTAATAGACCACGATCAGGGCCAAGAAAATGCATGTATGATCAGTGAACAGGTCTCAAAACGAGAGGAAATAAGATAACAAGAAGCAAAGATCTAAAGTCAGAACTGTCATCCTCCTATGGGCCACGAGTCTCTGCCCATGTACAATGTTAAGTTATGGAGCCTGAAGTACTGTGAATCCGGGTCGAGATCGGCCCATTGGGGATGTAATTAGGGTTTGTTCCCTTTAAAACAGCAGTTTATATCTCTTGTAACCCTAACTCAAAATAGTGATATACCTGGCTTGGCGGCGCCCCCAGACGTAGTCAGAATTACTGACGAACTGGGTAATCAATTCCGTGTGTCACTTTTGGTTTTTTTCGTTCATATTATCTTCTACTATCGTACATCAGTCgcaacaattggtatcagagctcgGGTTTGAATCGGAGCAATCTACGATGGACGGAGGAAAATTGATGATCGAAAAGTTCGATGGATCGGATTACGGGTTTTGGAGGATGCAGATCGAAGATTATCTTTACGGTAAAGATTTGTGGCAACCTCTAGAGGATAAGTCGATCGGGATGACAGAAGCGGAATGGAAGGTGTTGGATAGGAAGGCGATGAGTGTGATTCGTCTGTCGCTGTCACGGAACGTGGCGTTTCATACAGCGAAGGAGAAAACCACCAAAGGTATACTGAAGGTTTTAGCCGATATGTACGAAAAGCCATCAGCAGCGAACAAGGTTCATCTGATGCGGCGGCTGTTTAACCTAAAGATGTCGGAGAGTACTGCTGTTGCCGAACATCTGAATGAGTTCAATTTGATAACGGCTCAATTGACCTCAGTTGCTATCGATTTTGATGACGAAGTAAGAGCCCTAATTTTATTATCGTCTCTACCAGAAAGTTGGAGCGGAACGGTCACAGCTGTCAGTGCTTCAGCGGGGAAGgcaaaattaaagtttgatGAAGTTCGAGATCTGATAATTAGTGAAGAAATTCGCAGAAAAGAATCAGGGAAAACTTCAGGATCAGCTTTGAGTACAGAAAATAGAGGCAGATCAGAATCAGGGAATTCGCATCGAGGCAGATCGAAATCGAGAAGTAAATCTAAGTCAGGACAAGACAAAAGTTCAATTGAGTGCTGGAATTGTAAAAAACGTGGTCATTACAAGAATCAGTGTAAGGCAtcgagaaaggaaaggaaagacgACAACTCTGCAAACGTGGCAACAGAGGAGATTAGTGACGCACTGATCTTGAGTGTCAGCAGTCCGTTGGAATCGTGGGTTTTGGATTCTGGAGCATCGTTTCATTCTTGCCCTAATGCCGATATTATGGAGAATTATTCTTCTGGAAATTTTGGTAAGGTTTATCTTGCTGATGATGAGCCTTTGGAGATCGCAGGGAAGGGAGATGTTCGAATCAAAACACCGAATGGACTCGTATGGCAGTTGCGTGGTGTGAGGCACATTCCTGGTTTGAAGAGGAATCTGATTTCTGTAGGGCAGCTGGATGACGAGGGTTATGACTTGTCGTTTGGCTCTGGTTCCTGGAAAATAATCAAAGGGGCCATGGTGGTGGCTCGAGGCAAGAAGGAGGGTACACTATACATGACCGTGAACAACCATGATAACATTGCACTCGCCAGTGCAAACAGCGATGCAGATTTGTGGCATTGCAGGCTTGGCCACATGAGTGAGAAGGGGATGAAACAGTTATGTTCAAAGGGCAAACTACCAGGTCTAAAAACAGTTGAGCTTGGATTATGCGAGGATTGTGTATTCGGGAAGCAGAAAAGAGTCAGTTTTTCGAAGGTTGGTAGAACTTTGAAGAAGCAGAAATTGGAGCTGGTACATAGTGACTTATGGGGACCAGCACCGGTCACATCTCTTGGTGGCGCATCATATTACATGACCTTCATTGACGACTCCACGAGGAAGGTATgggtttattttcttaaacgTAAATCTGACGCTTTTGATACTTTCAGAAAGTGGAAAGCTTTGGTAGAAAATGAAACAGGCCTGAAGGTGAAATGTTTGAGATCTGATAATGGTGGAGAATATGAGCTCGATGAGTTCAAAGAGTACTGTGCTGTGAATGGCATTCGCATGGAGAAAACTGTTAGAGGAACCCCTCAGCAGAACGGGGTTGCAGAACGAATGAACAGAACCTTGAATGAACGTGCTAGGTGCATGCGATTGAAGTGTGGGTTACCGAAGACATTTTGGGCAGATGCAGTTAACACTGCTgctttcttaattaatagaGGACCATCAGTTCCTTTGGATAACGACATACCAGAGGAGGTATGGAGTGGTAAAGAGGTAAACCTATCATTTCTCAAAGTTTTTGGTTGTGTTTCGTATGTTCATGTTGATGCTACTACTAGAAGCAAACTGGATGCAAAATCTGTGAAGTGTACTTTTATTGGATATGGCGGTGATGAATTTGGTTATAGATTTTGGGATGATCAGAATCGGAAAATAATTCGAAGTCGAGATGTCATATTTAATGAGCATGTTCTGTACAAAGACAGGTCGGGTGCACCAGACATTGATAGTGCAGGTACTCAGGTTAAAAGCCCTCAGTTTGTTGAATTGGATATTCCAAACTCACGTGTTAGCAAAATTCAGAATGATCAGGAGGTTGTTGAGGCAGAACCAAGTACACCGGTAGTTCCGTTGAGGAGATCAGAAAGACAACATCACGCACCAGAAAGGTACTCGCCCTCTTTACACTATCTTCTATTGACTGATAGTGGTGAGCCAGAATGTTATGCTGAAGCTATGCAGAGCGAGCACTCGAGCAAGTGGGAGCTTGCAATGGAAGATGAAATGAATTCTTTAATGTCCAATAGCACTTGGGAACTGGTTGAGCTTCCAAAAGGTAAGAAAGCATTGCATAACAAGTGGGTTTACAGAATTAAAGAAGAGGCGGATGGAAGCAAGCGTTACAAGGCAAGGTTGGTTGTGAAGGGTTTTCAGCAGAAACAAGGTATTGATTATACAGACATATTCTCTCCTGTTGTGAAGCTAACAACTATCAGATTAGTTTTAAGCATAGTTGCTGCAGAGAATTTATTGTTAGAGCAGATGGATGTAAAAACGGCCTTTCTTCATGGAGATCTTAACgaagacatatatatgaagCAACCGGAAGGATACTTGTCCGAAGGTAGCAGTGAGCTTGTGTGCAAGCTACAGAAAAGTTTGTATGGATTGAAACAAGCCCCGAGACAGTGGTATATGAAGTTTGATGGGTTCATGCATGAGATCGAGTTTGTCAGATGCAATGCTGATCATTGTTGCTACTTCAAGAGGTTTGACAATAGCTTTATCATTTTGCTattatatgttgatgatatgttGATAGCAGGCTCTTGTGCTCAAGAGGTGTATAAGTTGAAGAAGCAATTGTCCAAACAGTTTGAAATGAAGGATCTTGGAGAGGCTAAACAGATCCTAGGTATGAGGATTAATCGAGATAAAGTGGCAGAAAAGCTGTTCCTTTCACAGGCTGAATACATTGAAAAAGTTTTGAAGAGATTCCGTATGGATACAGCAAAGCCAATGAGTACTCCTATGGGTAGCCATTTTAAGCTGTCAATGAAGGATTCACCTAAAAGTGATTCAGAGCGTGTTCATATGGAGAAAGTTCCCTACGCTTCAGCAGTTGGAAGTATTATGTATGCTATGGTGTGTACTAGACCAGATATTGCGCATGCAGTGGGAGTTGTGAGCAGATATATGAGTAATCCGGGTAAGCAGCattgggaagcagtaaagtggatctTCAGATACTTGCGAGGTACCACAGAGAGGGCTCTATGTTTCGAAGGCAAGAACATGGTTTTGAATGGTTATGTTGATGCTGACTTAGCAGGTGATCTTGATAAAAGGAAGAGTACAACCGGATACGTGTTTACTTTCGGTGGTACATCGGTTTCTTGGGCTTCTAAGTTGCAGAAGACAGTGGCTTTGTCTACTACAGAAGCGGAGTATATAGCAGTGACAGAGGCTAGTAAAGAAATGATATGGCTGCAGAATTTCTTGTGTGAACTgaggaaagagcagaagaacAGTATTCTTTACAGCGACAGTCAGAGTGCTATTTTCTTAGCGAAGAATCCAGCTTTTCATTCAAGAACGAAGCACATTGAGTTGAAGTATCATTACATTCGACATATCTTGGAAAAGAAGACTTTGCAACTGATGAAGATACGTGGAAGCGAGAATCCTGCTGACATGTTAACTAAGGTTGTGACCTTAGAGAAGTTGAAGCTATGCATGGCTTCAACTGGCCTTGGAACTTGAAGAGTTCGAGGATTGGCGCCGCCGTCATTTTTATGGGTTATTTGTTGactatgaagatgaagagataaTTACATTCGTGTTCAGTCtccaagtgggagattgttaaGTTATGGAGCCTGAAGTACTGTGAATCCGGGTCGAGATCGGCGATCCAACTGGGTAATCAATTCCGTGTGTCACTTTTGGTTTTTTTCGTTCATATTATCTTCTACTATCGTACATCAGTCGCAACATACAATTGATCTGAAGCTCCCTCTTTAAAAAGGACCGATAAGTCTAGTAAGGGACGGGAAAAAGGAGAATAAAAAACTTGAGAATCCTCACTTATGATAATTGAACGCAAAATCTCCTACCTCCATAGTATGAATATTTAACCACGTGcagtaattttatttgattcttCCTACTAATTTGTCTAAGATCTATACAGGATGTATCATTTTCGATTTGTTAAaatgagattttaaaatttggcaTTTTACATCAGCTTTCTTGATAACATTTGAGTCGGAATGGCATTTGATTGAAAAACTTCCCATTGTATGAAATCCAAATGAAGATGACCATGACTCCCAGCAGTGGAGGGGCTATATGCCATCAATTCTTTCAGTTACAAACACGACAGACAGACGAGGGATTAATCTCGACCGAGAATATTTCATTAGCTAAATATGTCTAAGCGGGGATTAACAAGTCATAAATAAACCTAGCTCATGATAGTGTTGGGGAAAAACGagtcctccattctcttctccctccatCGTATATATAAGAACATCCCCTCATGACAGTTACATAATTGTCTTGTGTCTCCTACTGGAGAGGAACGTTGGTTTCCTTTACCAAACCTTATACTTTTGTCAGGCTCGGGCTTGTCTGTTTGAACCTTTTCGGGCCCCCATCATGGGTGGCCCATCACTTGCCCCCCACTCTAAGCCGCGAGAAGGAAGGCTTAGAGTAGAGTTGTTGAACTAAACTTCTGGTATGAGCGAAGTCGTCTTGAGGGGCTCTCTGTAACGTCGAAGTATGATTCCATAGCTACAGGCGGTTCCTCCATGGGTGCTAACAGTGGTAGGTTTGCTTATCTTCTTCTCTGCTTTCtcctttgtttgtttttctttttttatcagTTTGTATGAACCTTCTCGGTTGCTGGATCTGACTGATACTTTTCCTTGCGTGTGGGAAGTTTGCATATTGCTTTGTTGATGGCAAAGAGGTCGTTCGAAGTTTGCATATTGCCTCGTGATTCCCCTGATGTTGATGAACGACCGTGGCAGAGATTACGAAGGTTGAGTGAAGGAGATGTTAGAGAGCGGGGGTTGCCCCCCAGGCCTTCGACACCAAAGCACCTTCTTCTGGTGCAGAGAACCATGTGTGTTTATCGTGCCATCTTGGTAAGAAGGTCGACGCTGATCGAGGAAAGG from Punica granatum isolate Tunisia-2019 chromosome 3, ASM765513v2, whole genome shotgun sequence includes:
- the LOC116199131 gene encoding aquaporin TIP1-3-like translates to MPISRIAVGSPAEVGRADSLKAALAEFISVLIFVFAGEGSGMAFNKLTNNGSATPAGLVSASLAHAFGLFVGVSVGANISGGHVNPAVTFGAFVGGHITLMRSILYWIAQCLGSVVACLLLKFATGGLETSAFSLSSGVSAWNALVFEIVMTFGLVYTVYATAVDPKKGNIGIIAPIAIGFIVGANILAGGAFDGASMNPAVSFGPAVVSWSWDSHWVYWLGPFLGAGIAATVYEIFFINPSTHEPLPSSEF